AAGCGGGGCGGTCATGCCCGGGCTATACGCCGCCGGGTTCGACGCCGGGGGGATGTACGGGGACAGCTACCCCATCAAGTGCGCCTCCGGGCTGTCATCGGCGTTTGCATTCAACTCCGGCCGCATCGCCGGGAGGAACGCGCTGAAATACACCGGGAAATAGGACTTTCTGTCATTGAAAAAAGGCCGGCGGAACAGGCGGCAGTCTCCCGTCCTTCTTTCCCCCTGTCCCTTCCGCCCCGACATTATCCTCTTGTTTTTTCCCGTTCTTGGCTGCATTATTAAATAACCTGTCCGTGTATTGCGTCTTGTCATTAATAAATGATGGTATTTTCGACTGCTTGACATAAATTAAAAAACAAATACCCGGTTTTTGAAGCTGACTTAACATATAACAAAAAACAAATACTTGAAGCTGATTACTCGTGGGAAAAGGAAAATAAATAAAAAAAACAATTACAATTCTTTTACCCGCCCGTCCCGCCGCCTGGATTCCCGCTTTCGCGGGAATGACATTTTGGTTAAAGCCATGATAGAGATTGCCAAACAATGACGGGGGGAACTGGTTTCACTCCCGCCCTTATAATCCGCCGGCTATTTTTTCTTTATCCTTAAATTTCCACTCGCGGATTTCCCCGCGCGGCACCAGAACAAGACCGGCGGTTCCCGGAGCCCGGACAATATCGAGTATTTTCCCCGCTACTTCTTCCGGTGTCTTGCCCGTGGTGTCCAGATGAATCGCATCCTGTGCTTTGGCCGCGCGCGCAAACCGTAACTCCGGCCCGGTCACGCCGTCCCGTGCGGCGCTTCTGGCGGCCAGGGCGGGAGTTGAACAATGCAGCATGAAGAACAGCAGGTCATAGTCCTTTGCTCCAATCCCGTTAAGGATGCCATCGGTAATCCATTTTTCCGTAAGGACCACGGACGATAATAGGACGTAATCGAATTTGGATTCAAGGTAGGTATTGAGGACGAAAGACATATTCCTGTCGCTATTGCGCAGACGCGGGTCTTCCACGGAAAAAGGATTGACGCACCAGACATCGTCGCCGTCCAGCCAGGCCGCGTTCTGCAGAGATGCAAACACTTTCGCCGCGCAGGTAGTTTTGCCGACCCACGGCGGGCCGCTTATCATGATCAGAAGCTGTCTTTTTGGTGCCATATTTACTGTAGTTCCTGTTTCTCTTAAGCGCTGAACGAAGAATGGACCGGTGAAAACCCCAACCTCCCGGCGATGCGTAATGACGGTATGTTGTTCGCGTAAGCCCCGTACCAGGCAATCCCACCCTGGTCGAGAATAAATAGCGTGCCCGCGGCAACAACATCGAGGGCATAACCCTGTCCCCGTAGCGGTCCTTCCGTCGCCACGCCAAACCCGGCCACATCATCGCCTCGCCAGAAAATGACGGCAACGCTGGCGCAGCGGGGGCCATATTCGGGCAAAAGAGCGGCGGGCACCGTGGGGTCGTTGTGGTAGCAGGCAAAGGCCCAGGTGAAATCACCCGTCTCCGATGAACGCCGTTCCCCTAGGCGTAATGCATAATCTCCGGCAGGGATGTCCTTCTTTTTTAAAGCCGCCACGTCATGCCGGGGCTTAACCGGGCGGAATTTTTCACGCTCCGTAAGAAAGTAGTCGAGACCGTACATCTCATCGAGAGATGCCGCATCGGCGGACGGCAACGCCCTTTTTATTGCCGCGAGGCCGAAGGGCGAAAACAGCTCCCGGTCCGTCAGCGATTCCGCACAATCTTTCACCGCTGTCACGATGCGCGGAATGCCGGTTACCAGGATGCCGCTATTACCTGTAATACGCTGGACGAGCAGCCGGTTCTTTGGCTTATCCGTCCTTGCCCCGGACACGCGAACGCGCACTCCTTCATCCGGGAACGCCTGGAGAGGCAGTCCGGCGGCATTCTCGACCCATTGGCGTACACGGTCATCCATCGCCAAAACCCTTCCCTACAGCTTATCCTCGTCCAGCGGGGATAAAGGCAGGCCCCCGCCCACGCAGATATCTTCCCCCGTCACGTAAGAAGAAAGCCCGGAGGCCAGGAATAAAGCCACCCCGGCGATGTCCTCCGGCGTGCCCATACGGCGCATCGGGACTTTTTTATTGAGCTTTTCCAGCAGGCCCGGCTGCTCTTTCAGGATATCGGTATAAAAGTCGGTCAATATCGGGCCGGGCAGGATGGCGTTCACGGTGATATTCAGGTGCGCCAGCTCCACGGCCAGGTCCCGCGTCAGTCCCAGCACCCCGCCCTTGGCGGCATGGTAATGCACGATGGGCGCTGGCGGGCTGACGGCCCCCATGGATGAAAGGTTGATAATCTTGCCGTACCTGTTCTTTTTCATTACCGGCACCACCGCCCGGCAGCACAGGAACTGGCCTTTCAGGTTGATGTCTATTATCTTGTCCCAGGCCGCCTCCGTGGTGTCCTCTATTTTAGCGTCGCCGGAGACGCCGCCGGCGTTATTCACCAGGATATCTATTTTCCCGTACCTCTCTACCGCGAGGTCGGCCAGGGCCTGGACCTGTTGACCATCGGCAACGTCGCACCTGACAAAAAAAGCCTCCCCGCCCCCCTTTTTAATGTCCGCCGCGGTCTTTTCGCCCTTGTCCGGGGAAATATCCGCGATAACCACCTTCGCGCCTTCCGCGGCGAACCGTACCGCGATGCCCCGCCCGATGCCCGCCGCCCCGCCGGTTATGACAGCCACCTTGTCTTTAAGCAGCATTGCAGCCTCCCGTGAACGCATTTCAAGTCTCAATATACCCGATATGACGGTAAGTGACAAGTAATAGGGGACAAGTAACCAACCTCTCTCCCTCTTATCCCTTTCCCCGCTGGCAAGGAGAGGGAGGATGATTGTGTTAAGTTTCAAGTGACAAGTAACAAGAACAGATAACGTATCAGAAAGCTTCAGTTTTTTTATCATGGTTTTAAGTTTTGATTTTTGAAATTATTTAGTATTTAGAGCTTAGGATTTAGAGCTTTCCCTCCGATATTGTATAATAGGTCAACAGTCTTATTCTGATTGCAAAAAGGAGATGATGCCTATCATGAGCAGCCTGCAAGGAAAAACAGCCCTGGTCACCGGCGCCGCCAGCAAGCGGGGCATGGGCCACGCCATCGCCATAAAGCTGGCTAAAGAGGGGGCGGATGTCATCGTGGCGGACAAGTTCGCTACCCCCAAGAGCATGTTCCCCGGCGATGAAAAATGGGGCGGCCTGGAGGAAATCGTCAGGGAAATCAAGGCGCTGGGCCGGAAAGGCCTGGCGTTGACGCTGGATATCAATGTCAACCGGGAAATAGAAGCGGCGATGGGTAAAATCCTGGAGCAGTTCGGCCGGCTGGACATACTGGTTCATGCCGCCGCCATCCGCGGGCCGGTGGGCGTTAACGTTATCGACCTCGCGGAAAAAGACATAAGGTCGGTTATCGACATCGACCTGGTGGGGGCGTTCCTGGTCTGCAAAGCGGCAGCGCGCATGATGGTGGCGGGGAAAAAAGGGGGGAAGATGGTCATCTTCTGCTCGCTGGCGGGCACTCACGGCGTGACGGGCAGCGCGGCCTATTCCGCCGCCAAGTACGGCACCATCGGGCTTACCAAGAGCCTGGCGCTGGAGCTGGCCAAATATCAAATCAACGTCAACGGCATCAACCCGGGCATGATTGTGACCAACCTGCGGGATGATGCCTTCCAGAAAATGGCGGAGGCGGAGGGCATCAGCTGGGAAGAGGCGCGCAAGAAAGACCAGGGCGGACTGGCTAACCGCATCCCCTGGGGGCGGCTCGGCACCCCGGAAGAGGCGGCGGACCTGACCTATTTCCTGGTCTCCGACCTGGCAACCTACGTCACCGGCGAGGTGATTGCGCTGGGCGGCGGGGTGACTTAGGGGGAAAGGGTGAGTTTACGGTAGACAGTTTTCAGTTGACAGTTGACAGTAGGGGTTAGGGGCAAAAGATAAAAATGAACTACCCTATAGATAAAAACTACTATACAGACCGCCGGGATAAGCTTTTAGCCGATTATGCCGAAGACGCGCGGCGCTGGAGTCCGCTGGTATTCGGCCGCTATGGGGAAATACAGGGGTTCCGGATTTTGCAGGAAGCGCGCCAGAATTTTGAAAACCTGATTCCGCAGATACCCTACATCGGCGGGGACGAGAATATTTATACCAAAAACCTGGTCGATTCCGTGCGCTACCTGGCGCTTTACCAGGCCATGAAGAAATTCGGCAAGAGCGTGGAAGAGGCGGGGAAAATAATCTATGACGTCTGCCTGGTTAAAGCCGGCGAGCCGCGCCCGCCCATCCCGCCCGGCGAGTTTCTAACGCCGGAACAGCTATGGGAACGGAGTAAAAAAGCCGCGGCAAGGACACAGGAAAAGCGCTATCCCGGCGATTACGTCTATACGTTCGTCCCCGGCGACGGTAAAAAATTCGATAGCGGCCTGGATTTCACCGAATGCGCCTCCATGAAGTTTTACCATGAGCAGGACGCCGATGAGCTTCTGCCGTACTACTGCTATCTCGATTTCGCGGCGGCTCAAGCGCGCGGTACCGGTTTTACCCGCACGATGTCCCTGGGCGAGGGACAGGGCAAATGCAATCACCGCTTTAAGGTTAAAGGCAAGACGGAAGCGCCCTGGCCGCCGCCGTTTTTAAAGAAAGACCGCCGGAAACGAACTAAAAAAAATAATGTGGCCGCCATAGCCGCTTTCGCGGAATACCTGACCTCCACCTGTTATGAAGATTTACCGGAAGCCGCGGTAGCGTCCGCCAAGCAAGAGGTGCTGGACAGTCTGGCTACCGCCCTGGGGGGTTCCGGCAAAGCGGGCGTGGCCGAGCTGGTGGAGGTGGCGCAGGAGTGGGGCGGTGCCGCCCAGAGCACGGTTATCGCTCACGGTTTCAAGTGCCCCGCCCCCAACGCCGCCCAGGTCAACGGCACCATGATACACGCGCTGGACTACGATGACGGCCACCAGATGGCGCTGGTGCACATCGGTTGTGTGGCGGTGTCCACCGCTTTCGCCGCGGCGGAGCGCATGGGCCGGATAAGCGGCAAAGAGCTGATTACTGCCATCGCGCTGGGCGGGGATTTCACGGCGCGGCTGGGACTGGCCAGCAAACCGGGCAAGAGCGCCCTGGCCTCCGGCTGGCACCCCACCACGCTCTTCGGCTACCTGGGCGCGGCGGCTGTCGCCGGCCGGCTATTCCGGCTCGATGAAGACAGGATGATTAACGCTTTGGGCCTGGCCTACCATCAATGTGGCGGGGCGGGTTCTGGCGTGGCGGACGGCGCTTTGGCCAAGCGCATGGGGCCGGGGCTGGCGGCCAAGGCCGGGATAACCTCCGCCCTGATGGCGGAGCGGGGCATTACCGGCGAGCGCGACCCCCTGGAGGGGAAGTCCGGGCTGTACATTACCTACATGGGCGGGGACTACGACCCCTCCATACTCACCGCCGACCTGGGGAAAAGGTGGGAGGGGATAAATATCGGGGACAAGCCCTACCCCTGCTGCGGGCTGACCCACGCCGCCATCGACGCGGTGCTGGCGATTAAAGCCAAACACGATTTTAAAATAGAGCAGATTAAAGAGGTCACCGTTACCGCCGGGCAGGCCGCTTACGACCTTTCCCGGCCGCCGGAGGTAAAGAAAAACCCGCGGACGATTATCGACGCCCAGTTCAGCGTGCCATACGTGACGGCGGCGGCTTTGTTTAACGGCAAGGTAACGGTGGACAACTTCACCGAAGAAGCCATTAAAAGGCCGGAAATCCTGGGCATGGCGCAAAAAATCAACACCGTGCTGGATAGCGCCATGGACCGGCACGGGGTGGGGCCGTCCCGCGTCACGGTCGACATGGCGGACGGCGCGTCATACACGGAGTATGTGGAGCACTGCCTGGGCAGTACCGAGCGCCCCATGAGCTTCCAGGACGTGGTCAGGAAGTTCCGGGAGTGCGCCGCCTGCGCTGTCAAACCGGTGGGGGAGGATAAGGTGGAAAAGGTCATTCAAATGGTGAGCATAATGGAAACCCTGCCGGATGCCACCGAGATTATACGGGTGTTGGGATAGGGTGTTTTTTATAATTCCGGGACATTGACTTAGTTCAGGGTAAAATCCGGCCGGAATCCGTTTATTGTATTCATCATTTTATATCAAGAGCAAATGAGGCTCCACCCGCCAGCGTCTTCTCAATAACCCGCGCACAGCAATCAGCCGTAACAAACCACCAGGATACCCAACCATTTTCCCTGGAACCGGGCACTATTGACAAATATATAGTTAAGATACTAATATATTAAGTAACTTACATAAATTATTCCAGTATGTTAGACAGAAGAAGTCAAATAGAGGGTATCCTGCAAAGCTTTCACGCTATCAGGCACAGATTGCTGACAGGCACCTATATTCTCTCCGCCAAAAACCAGATCCCTAACTCTCAATGGATGGTACTGCGTATCGTATACCAGAATGAGGGCATAGGGGTGAAAGAGCTCTCGCGGATGCTGGGTATCAGCAGCAGCGCCGCCACACAACTGGTGAATAGCCTGGTAAAAAAGGGGCACCTGGTCCGCGAGGTAAACCTTGAAGACCGCCGCGCTTTAAAAATACGGCCATCGAAAAAGACTAAAGAGCTTATTGATATTTCTAATACCCAGGCTTTAGGGAAAGTGTACTCGCTGTTTGACGTGCTATCGGATGAAGAGTTGCAAAAATATTGCGACTTAAGTAAAAAAGTCGCCGTTAAAATCCTGGAGAAATAAGATATTCGGTTGGATTATATGCATTGCGCTATAGAATATTCTGGTTGGCATAGTAAAGGAGTACAATCCCGTGGAATCAACAACAGCCAAAAGATACCGGCAACGCTGGCTAGGTCTGACCTTTTTAGGCGTTGCGTTACTAATAATCAGCATCGACAACACCGTCCTGAATGTAGCCTTGCCTTCCATAGCCAACCAGTTAGGGGCCAGCACCAGCGGGCTACAATGGATTGTTGATGCCTATACGCTGGTGTTTGCCGCGCTACTCCTGACTTCGGGGTCGATTGGCGACCGGACCGGCCGCAAGCGAGCCCTCCAGGTGGGGCAGATAGTCTTCGGCATAGGGTCACTGGCCTGCGCACTGGCCACATCGGAAGGGATGCTTATCGGTTTCCGGGCGTTCCTGGGTATCGGCGGGGCAATCATTATGCCTTCCACCCTTTCCATCATCACGGCCACCTTCACCGATGCGAAAGAAAGGGCCCTGGCCATAGGGATTTGGGCGGGAATATTCGGGCTCGGTTCCGGTGTCGGCCCGGTTATCGCCGGGAGCCTGCTGGAACACTTTTCCTGGAGTTCAGTTTTTTACATCAATCTGCCGGTGGTCGTTATCGGATTAATCGGAGTGAATTTCTTCGTGGGAGAGTCCCGTGATGAAAAAGCCCCCAGAACGGACATTCCCGGGTTGCTGATGTCCATTATCGGCCTGTTCGCCCTGGTGTATGGCATTATCCAGGCGGGGAGAGGAAGCTGGACGGAGGGCCAGGTAGTATGGTCTTTAGGCACGGCGGTGGTGGTACTGCTGCTGTTCATCTGGTGGGAAAGGCGTTCTCCCAACGCCATGATGCCGATGAAGCTGTTTAAAAACATGTCCTTCACGGGAGCGAATATCGCCCTGGCGATGGTCATGTTTTCCATGTTCGGCTCGCTGTTTTTCCTGGGCCAGTATTTCCAGTCCGTGCAGGGCTTCACGCCGCTCCAGGCCGGATTACGTCTTTTGCCGATGGCGCCCATATTGATGATTATGGCCGTCAGCTCGGCGCGCATCGCCAGAAGCATCGGGATAAAGCTGAGCGTAGGCTTAGGAATATTGATAGCGGCCGGCGGTCTTTACTACGTTTCACAGATAGTACGTGTGGATACTCCCTACTGGGTGCTTTTAATTGCCATGATCGTCCTGTGCTCCGGAATGGCGATGGCCATGAGCCCGGCCACGAACTCTATAATGGGTTCCGTACCGGTCAACAAAGCGGGTGTAGGGTCGGCGATGAATAACACCTTGCGCCAGGTGGGCGGCGCGCTGGGCGTAGCGGTATTGGGCACATTAATGAACAACACCTATATCAGCAAAGTCAACCTGGCGCTGGGTAATCCACAGATGGGCCTGCCGGCGCAGGGGCTGGATGCCATCCGCAGCGGTATCCAGGGCGCCCATATCTTCGCGGATAAAATGGGTGACCCTGCCGTTACGAAGACCATTATCGATGTCACCAACAACGCCTTTGTCTCCGGCATGAAAGAGGCGCTGGTGATAGGCGCGATCATTTCCGCCGCCGCCGGACTGATTACCCTGATTATCCTGCCGGCTAAAATCCAACCGCCAATCGAAGACTAGAAGCGACAGGCTGATAAACAGTCGGACTATGACGGCATTCAAGGCCATGAGATTGCTGCGCCGCCGTGGCCTGGCAAAATCACCATGAATGCTCATGGCGATGACCTATGTCTGGCTGTCTCTTAAGACCTTCCCGGTGGCTTTGTCCTTCCAGTAGGCCCGCTGTTGCACCGGCCAGTTGAAGCTTATCGAGCCGGGGCGGGGGCAATCGTTCACGCAGCAGCCGCAGTACCAGCACTCGTCCGGGTGTAAAATCACCG
This genomic interval from Dehalococcoidales bacterium contains the following:
- a CDS encoding SDR family NAD(P)-dependent oxidoreductase, encoding MLLKDKVAVITGGAAGIGRGIAVRFAAEGAKVVIADISPDKGEKTAADIKKGGGEAFFVRCDVADGQQVQALADLAVERYGKIDILVNNAGGVSGDAKIEDTTEAAWDKIIDINLKGQFLCCRAVVPVMKKNRYGKIINLSSMGAVSPPAPIVHYHAAKGGVLGLTRDLAVELAHLNITVNAILPGPILTDFYTDILKEQPGLLEKLNKKVPMRRMGTPEDIAGVALFLASGLSSYVTGEDICVGGGLPLSPLDEDKL
- a CDS encoding SDR family oxidoreductase, which produces MSSLQGKTALVTGAASKRGMGHAIAIKLAKEGADVIVADKFATPKSMFPGDEKWGGLEEIVREIKALGRKGLALTLDINVNREIEAAMGKILEQFGRLDILVHAAAIRGPVGVNVIDLAEKDIRSVIDIDLVGAFLVCKAAARMMVAGKKGGKMVIFCSLAGTHGVTGSAAYSAAKYGTIGLTKSLALELAKYQINVNGINPGMIVTNLRDDAFQKMAEAEGISWEEARKKDQGGLANRIPWGRLGTPEEAADLTYFLVSDLATYVTGEVIALGGGVT
- a CDS encoding MmgE/PrpD family protein, coding for MNYPIDKNYYTDRRDKLLADYAEDARRWSPLVFGRYGEIQGFRILQEARQNFENLIPQIPYIGGDENIYTKNLVDSVRYLALYQAMKKFGKSVEEAGKIIYDVCLVKAGEPRPPIPPGEFLTPEQLWERSKKAAARTQEKRYPGDYVYTFVPGDGKKFDSGLDFTECASMKFYHEQDADELLPYYCYLDFAAAQARGTGFTRTMSLGEGQGKCNHRFKVKGKTEAPWPPPFLKKDRRKRTKKNNVAAIAAFAEYLTSTCYEDLPEAAVASAKQEVLDSLATALGGSGKAGVAELVEVAQEWGGAAQSTVIAHGFKCPAPNAAQVNGTMIHALDYDDGHQMALVHIGCVAVSTAFAAAERMGRISGKELITAIALGGDFTARLGLASKPGKSALASGWHPTTLFGYLGAAAVAGRLFRLDEDRMINALGLAYHQCGGAGSGVADGALAKRMGPGLAAKAGITSALMAERGITGERDPLEGKSGLYITYMGGDYDPSILTADLGKRWEGINIGDKPYPCCGLTHAAIDAVLAIKAKHDFKIEQIKEVTVTAGQAAYDLSRPPEVKKNPRTIIDAQFSVPYVTAAALFNGKVTVDNFTEEAIKRPEILGMAQKINTVLDSAMDRHGVGPSRVTVDMADGASYTEYVEHCLGSTERPMSFQDVVRKFRECAACAVKPVGEDKVEKVIQMVSIMETLPDATEIIRVLG
- a CDS encoding MarR family transcriptional regulator, with protein sequence MLDRRSQIEGILQSFHAIRHRLLTGTYILSAKNQIPNSQWMVLRIVYQNEGIGVKELSRMLGISSSAATQLVNSLVKKGHLVREVNLEDRRALKIRPSKKTKELIDISNTQALGKVYSLFDVLSDEELQKYCDLSKKVAVKILEK
- a CDS encoding MFS transporter; the encoded protein is MESTTAKRYRQRWLGLTFLGVALLIISIDNTVLNVALPSIANQLGASTSGLQWIVDAYTLVFAALLLTSGSIGDRTGRKRALQVGQIVFGIGSLACALATSEGMLIGFRAFLGIGGAIIMPSTLSIITATFTDAKERALAIGIWAGIFGLGSGVGPVIAGSLLEHFSWSSVFYINLPVVVIGLIGVNFFVGESRDEKAPRTDIPGLLMSIIGLFALVYGIIQAGRGSWTEGQVVWSLGTAVVVLLLFIWWERRSPNAMMPMKLFKNMSFTGANIALAMVMFSMFGSLFFLGQYFQSVQGFTPLQAGLRLLPMAPILMIMAVSSARIARSIGIKLSVGLGILIAAGGLYYVSQIVRVDTPYWVLLIAMIVLCSGMAMAMSPATNSIMGSVPVNKAGVGSAMNNTLRQVGGALGVAVLGTLMNNTYISKVNLALGNPQMGLPAQGLDAIRSGIQGAHIFADKMGDPAVTKTIIDVTNNAFVSGMKEALVIGAIISAAAGLITLIILPAKIQPPIED
- a CDS encoding ferredoxin family protein yields the protein MAQNKIYALPNITTPNTNVIFHPEVCNGCNHCVEVCQVDVYIPNPEKGKPPVILHPDECWYCGCCVNDCPRPGSISFNWPVQQRAYWKDKATGKVLRDSQT